The Panthera leo isolate Ple1 chromosome C2, P.leo_Ple1_pat1.1, whole genome shotgun sequence genome window below encodes:
- the LIPI gene encoding lipase member I isoform X4: protein MDIVLMMYTRNNPSCAEPLFEQNNSLNVNFNTSKKTVWIIHGYRPMGSTPKWLQNFLKVLLNHEDLNVIVVDWNRGATTFIYNRAVKNIRKVAATLGTYIQILLNHGATLDNFHFIGMSLGAHVSGFVGKIFQGQLGRITGLDPAGPKFSGQPCDLRLDYTDAKFVDVIHSDINGLGINEPLGHIDFYANGGKKQPGCPKSIFAGVAFIKCSHQRAVYLFMASLETTCNFISFPCPSHKDFHAGSCVDCDNFKEKSCPRLGYQAELWKDVLKERKEKRFLRTTVFLDTTATKPFCSYYFVLSITVLDNNMKNGYITFKLLNQLGMVEESRVYEVIQHH from the exons ATGGACATTGTTTTGATGATGTATACAAGAAACAACCCTTCCTGTGCTGAGCCACTGTTTGAGCAGAATAACTCACTTAATGTTAATTTCAACACAAGCAAGAAAACAGTCTGGATTATTCATGGATACAGACCAATGGGCTCCACTCCTAAATGGCTTCAGAACTTTCTAAAGGTTTTGTTGAATCACGAGGATCTGAATGTAATTGTAGTAGACTGGAACCGGGGTGCTACAACTTTTATTTACAACAGAGCAgttaaaaacatcagaaaagttGCTGCTACTTTGGGTACATACATTCAGATTCTTTTG AACCATGGAGCGACTCttgataattttcatttcataGGTATGAGCTTAGGGGCTCATGTTAGTGGATTTGTTGGAAAGATATTTCAAGGTCAACTTGGAAGAATAacag GTCTTGACCCAGCTGGGCCAAAGTTCTCTGGACAGCCATGTGATCTCAGATTAGATTACACTGATGCAAAGTTTGTGGATGTCATCCATTCTGATATCAATG GTTTAGGCATTAATGAACCTTTGGGACATATAGATTTTTATGCAAATGGAGGAAAAAAGCAACCTGGCTGTCCTAAATCCATTTTTGCAG GCGTTGCATTTATTAAATGCAGTCACCAGAGAGCCGTTTACTTGTTCATGGCATCTTTGGAAACAACctgcaattttatttcatttccttgtcCTTCACACAAAGATTTCCATGCTGGTTCATGTGTGGACTGTGACAACTTCAAGGAAAAATCATGTCCTAGGCTAG GTTATCAAGCTGAGCTATggaaagatgttttaaaagaaagaaaagaaaaaagatttctcaGGACCACTGTGTTTTTGGATACTACTGCCACAAAACCATTCTGCA GCTATTATTTTGTTCTCAGTATAACTGTTCTGGATAACAATATGAAAAATGGctatattacatttaaattattaaaccaGCTTGGAATGGTTGAAGAGTCAAGAGTCTATGA GGTTATTCAGCACCACTGA